The following coding sequences lie in one Oncorhynchus gorbuscha isolate QuinsamMale2020 ecotype Even-year linkage group LG10, OgorEven_v1.0, whole genome shotgun sequence genomic window:
- the LOC124044993 gene encoding perforin-1-like: MTASVVLSPVFHPVFMGFLALSSLDGGFTCRLGTPEECANCSFVPGYKLAGMGYDVVTLRQKRASVFDVNSYLANSCMVCVNPLMGGELQKLPLHMKDWRAESDCKRKTLSSYYYSVSSLVDDIAFFIENDWKAGLKLENVDLQLAGSKSKVYGFASAHSNADKSSFSFQQLTCSVYSFSVPSKPPLSLDFQRRIASLPHHYTSNSEAYKDIIDTYGTHYISDGDLGGMMKRVTSIRTCLAALNKVFVSDVETCLSMGLDLDIPVGLPVDLGLNLLGGQCSKVATNSDSATGYSMGFLSHHTEVNGGRTLNGVASMRKANIDSFLKWMKSLNESPEMVSFSLQPLYQLVDDKQTSADLQTAISQYVIDSGIKRIKTEKQACRDSPDLSADCCPLLAGRGKLTVFVDRGFSLRGDGMAEPEVSVKLWCSGQHRQTRWITTYDPLWHTHFNFNYVNTQSSLEIQVWDKDPGERDDDLQGGCSVNLEQGSHVHSCGLSNGSFTFSYTLTCDKHLTGDKCDQYYPSPN; encoded by the exons ATGACAGCATCAGTCGTCCTCTCACCCGTGTTTCACCCGGTGTTCATGGGTTTCCTGGCTCTGTCGAGCTTGGATGGAGGGTTCACCTGTCGTCTAGGGACCCCAGAAGAATGCGCCAATTGTTCCTTTGTGCCTGGCTACAAACTGGCTGGGATGGGCTATGATGTTGTAACACTGAGACAAAAACGGGCCTCTGTGTTTGATGTCAACAGTTACTTGGCTAACTCCTGCATGGTATGTGTGAACCCACTTATGGGAGGTGAGCTTCAGAAACTCCCCTTGCATATGAAGGACTGGCGTGCCGAAAGTGACTGCAAGAGGAAGACTCTGAGTTCCTACTACTACTCTGTCAGTTCTCTTGTGGATGATATAGCCTTCTTTATAGAGAATGACTGGAAGGCGGGGCTAAAACTGGAGAATGTAGATCTGCAGTTAGCAGGCAGCAAGTCCAAGGTGTACGGCTTTGCATCCGCACACTCAAACGCAGACAAGTCTTCCTTCTCGTTTCAACAATTAACCTGCTCTGTCTACAG TTTCAGTGTGCCCAGTAAACCCCCACTTAGCCTGGATTTCCAGCGACGCATAGCTTCTCTGCCACACCACTACACATCCAACAGTGAGGCGTACAAGGACATCATTGATACCTACGGAACCCACTACATCAGTGATGGAGACCTCGGAGGGATGATGAAGAGGGTGACTAGCATTCGCACCTGTCTAGCAGCCCTAAACAAGGTCTTTGTGTCCGACGTGGAGACATGTCTGAGTATGGGGTTGGACTTGGACATACCTGTAGGACTGCCCGTTGACTTAGGGCTAAACCTTTTGGGGGGTCAATGTTCGAAGGTCGCTACCAACTCTGACAGTGCAACAGGGTACAGCATGGGCTTCTTAAGTCACCACACGGAAGTGAACGGTGGGAGAACCTTAAATGGAGTTGCTTCTATGAGAAAAGCTAATATAGACAGTTTCTTAAAATGGATGAAAAGCCTAAATGAGTCTCCGGAAATGGTATCCTTCTCCCTGCAGCCTCTATATCAACTGGTTGATGACAAACAGACGAGCGCTGATCTACAAACAGCTATTAGTCAGTATGTGATCGACAGCGGGATTAAGAGAATAAAGACAGAGAAACAAGCATGCAGGGATTCACCCGACCTCTCTGCTGATTGCTGCCCCCTGTTGGCAGGGAGGGGCAAACTAACAGTCTTTGTGGACCGTGGGTTCAGTCTGAGGGGTGATGGGATGGCCGAACCAGAGGTTTCCGTCAAACTGTGGTGTTCAGGTCAGCACAGGCAGACCCGCTGGATCACTACCTATGATCCACTTTGGCATACACATTTCAACTTTAACTATGTAAACACCCAGTCCTCTCTAGAGATCCAGGTGTGGGATAAGGACCCAGGGGAACGTGACGATGACCTCCAGGGTGGGTGTTCTGTAAACCTGGAGCAGGGGAGCCACGTGCATAGCTGTGGACTCAGTAATGGGAGTTTCACATTCTCTTACACATTAACTTGTGACAAACACCTGACTGGTGATAAATGTGACCAATATTACCCCTCCCCAAACTAG